The proteins below come from a single Clupea harengus chromosome 21, Ch_v2.0.2, whole genome shotgun sequence genomic window:
- the nhsb gene encoding Nance-Horan syndrome protein isoform X3 produces the protein MPFAKRTVEPPLLCRHPIPNDEGLLFEDLCSINNVALSRTLRQLSDLAKHACSLFEELENEIMSTNQRVWVLQNKIGKIQQTASALDPKQEPVPVSNLDVESKLTSHYLAPWHQQHNVFHPSSRPSCVEDLHRHAKQNLRALHRDQQQRQRSTSRERHQVTISISVAPPMPTYPSPRALRHKEQRGKHTRTERPARETEFQPIPRKAAPATEKDPEVTTLGRRPKCPVLNVPSTLDKKTNWSKALPLPTPEERKKNDSHVVNSCIIPINVSGMGFDREASARCSLVHSQSVLQRRRKLRRRKTITGIPRRVQQDMDSDESPVARERTVIIHGNQQLSLCHDELSICSRHNTKDSGCQTDDCLIAAPSRRRIRAQRGQGIPASLSHSTGNISSLPDRSDAMYTSTSGGRLRSRSLPREGGRIRDEVEDDSDEDDEEDDEDDDDDDDDDDDDEELSPYEGEDFLPVPGQHILKDEEESTDDQAVPELQLGSLKRGVTRVGSPDHGWIERGRSRLPRKADMGSCEISSSSDTFSSPIHSMSTTGVLGGQIDHKEDHQSSSGNWSGSSSTCPSQTSETLPPASSPPLTGSSHCDSELSLNTAPHIIDDTTGFIIDPYQSDRAQTQGHRSSSFTSSATDQMDDAGVSTASEGEWNYAQDQAEQDQPCPQDFSPKRSREDQGGLACPGYRATYEGFSGKTSGETGGTNLHYTDTEGLYTSMHFDCGLKESRSYVYNYAADCGPGTNMGPSDGGYTQSDYRGTRSLGRQCLALRKPKAKPPPPKRSSSLKETSCMEAPDQSEPKTLISDQPLSLSSREMKLDLAGSMGQSEILGLETEPLGAWGVESSREVDDASPFCSSDTHSFKDEGAVQSDYADLWLLNDLRSNDHYRPMSNSSTATGTTVIECIKSPETSESQTLRPNSKTMSPSHPPAENDFKLSSPEKLAGLASPSSGYSSQSETPTSSFPSAFFPNPLSPTSGKRKPKVPERKSSLASLQQQHLSFRDASYSSRWDPELPAAPPTHLDLSALHSAPPKPPPYRIHTLHHSKQRAAAAAAAAAEARAAAAAAAASAAASINTTANVNPNTACPAHLAITPTVLRSVQLRSIGTREQEQSSMDTTARPKFPAQYSDNRQTQSTRPPAYKSHDAPSQELSDTRVSSGESTLVTEPPPRQKQRQQRLMPGTYWAMTAFRTPVDVTGDDDDLIPQSGAAYESQKEPDYRGGLGCSRHPTASRSLQFEPPTQISKYEVADTGASSLYLTSTMSPPVQSETTASCDFVLFSSPDKVPARPFDASQTYEISDARSREGDCESLGVQARSAYQDNRDEGSTPDTEDYFSKESTPSDNSISPLTDDTKPDDDGVFPSPNRLRTTEDLFAMIHRSKRKVLGRKDSGELCVKSRVCPPAVSVPISVPVTSPSTPTAPPLPVGLQRVPGPIYRSAKKSSTSNEEFKLLLLKKGSRTDSSYRMSATEILKSPIAPKSPGELLLEGVKPPEEPPSPQQESPAGPEQLPSPQYPTADTEGFSPKALAMTASSRQGRSRIPPAANSSRYSTRSRLYTAPMQAISEGETENSDGSPHDDRSS, from the exons CTGTGTCTAACCTGGATGTGGAGAGTAAGCTGACGTCGCACTACCTGGCCCCCTGGCACCAACAGCACAATGTGTTCCACCCGTCCTCACGGCCATCCTGCGTGGAGGACCTCCACCGCCATGCCAAGCAGAACCTGCGGGCTCTTCACAGAG aCCAACAGCAGCGCCAAAGGTCCACCAGCCGGGAGCGCCATCAGGTGACCATCTCCATCTCAGTGGCGCCCCCTATGCCCACCTACCCTTCGCCGCGCGCCCTCAGGCACAAGGAGCAGAGGGGCAAGCACACGCGCACG GAGAGACCTGCAAGAGAAACAGAGTTTCAGCCAATACCAAGAAAG gcGGCCCCTGCCACAGAGAAAGACCCAGAGGTCACGACCCTAGGGCGCAGGCCCAAGTGTCCGGTGCTTAACGTCCCCTCCACCCTGGACAAGAAGACCAACTGGTCTAAGGCACTGCCTCTGCCCACTccggaggagaggaagaagaatgatTCACACGTCGTCAACTCCTGCATCATCCCCATCAATGTTTCTG GAATGGGCTTTGACCGTGAAGCCAGTGCCCGCTGCTCGCTTGTTCACTCGCAGTCAGTTCTCCAGCGACGAAGAAAACTGAGACGGAGGAAAACCATCACAGGCATTCCCCGACGAGTGCAACAAGACATGG ATTCTGATGAATCTCCTGTTGCCAGAGAAAGAACGGTGATCATCCACGGCAACCAACAGCTGTCTCTGTGCCACGATGAGCTCTCGATCTGCAGCCGCCACAACACCAAGGACTCCGGCTGCCAGACGGACGACTGCCTGATCGCCGCACCCTCTCGCCGCCGCATCCGTGCCCAGCGTGGCCAAGGCATTCCGGCCTCGTTGTCCCACTCCACCGGGAACATCTCCTCCCTGCCCGACCGCTCCGACGCCATGTACACCTCCACCTCCGGGGGGCGCCTGCGTTCCCGAAGTCTGCCACGAGAAGGTGGGCGTATCCGGGATGAGGTAGAGGATGACAGCGATGAGGACGACGAGGAAGACGAtgaggatgacgatgatgatgatgatgatgatgatgatgatgaagagctTTCCCCTTACGAGGGGGAGGATTTCCTTCCTGTGCCTGGCCAGCACATCCTCAAGGATGAAGAAGAGAGCACGGATGACCAGGCTGTGCCAGAGTTGCAGCTGGGTAGCCTGAAGCGTGGCGTGACAAGGGTTGGTAGTCCTGACCACGGCTGGATAGAGCGAGGTCGCTCGCGGCTCCCACGCAAGGCAGACATGGGTAGCTGTGAGATCTCCTCCAGCTCAGACACTTTCAGCAGCCCGATCCACTCTATGTCCACGACGGGGGTGCTAGGGGGCCAGATTGACCACAAAGAGGACCACCAGTCCTCCAGCGGCAACTGGAGCGGCAGCAGCTCCACCTGTCCTTCGCAGACGTCTGAAACCctccctcctgcctcctccccccctctgaCGGGCTCGTCCCACTGTGACTCAGAGCTCTCACTCAACACGGCCCCCCACATCATCGACGACACCACCGGCTTTATAATCGACCCCTATCAGAGTGACCGAGCCCAGACTCAGGGCCACCGGTCCAGCTCCTTCACGTCCTCTGCCACTGACCAGATGGATGATGCGGGGGTGAGCACAGCCAGCGAGGGCGAGTGGAACTATGCGCAAGACCAGGCAGAGCAGGATCAACCGTGTCCACAGGATTTCAGCCCTAAACGGTCCAGGGAGGACCAGGGCGGCTTGGCGTGTCCAGGCTACAGAGCCACCTATGAGGGCTTCAGTGGGAAAACTTCTGGGGAAACAGGGGGTACGAACTTGCACTATACGGATACAGAAGGTCTCTACACCTCGATGCACTTTGATTGTGGTCTTAAGGAAAGCAGGAGCTATGTCTATAACTATGCAGCTGACTGTGGCCCAGGGACAAACATGGGGCCCAGCGACGGTGGTTATACTCAGTCAGACTACAGAGGCACCAGGTCACTTGGAAGGCAATGTCTCGCCCTAAGAAAGCCAAAGGCGAAGCCACCCCCACCAAAACGGAGTTCATCACTGAAGGAAACCAGCTGTATGGAAGCACCGGACCAGAGTGAACCAAAGACACTGATTAGTGACCAGCCCCTGTCGTTGTCTTCCAGGGAAATGAAGCTGGATCTGGCTGGTTCCATGGGTCAGTCAGAGATTTTGGGCCTCGAGACTGAGCCCTTAGGTGCTTGGGGAGTTGAAAGTTCAAGAGAGGTGGACGACGCATCTCCATTCTgttccagtgacacacactccttcaagGATGAAGGGGCCGTGCAGTCCGACTATGCAGACCTCTGGCTCCTTAATGACCTGAGGTCCAATGACCACTATCGGCCCATGTCCAACTCCAGCACAGCTACGGGTACAACTGTTATAGAATGCATCAAGTCACCAGAGACCTCAGAGTCCCAGACCTTGCGTCCGAATTCCAAGACCATGTCACCGTCTCATCCCCCTGCAGAAAATGACTTCAAGCTCTCATCCCCCGAAAAGTTAGCAGGCTTGGCCTCTCCTTCCAGTGGctactccagccaatcagaaacacCAACATCTTCCTTTCCCTCCGCCTTCTTCCCCAACCCTCTCTCCCCAACAAGTGGCAAAAGAAAGCCCAAAGTCCCCGAGAGGAAATCCTCTCTGGCTTCccttcagcagcagcacctcAGTTTCAGAGACGCCAGCTACTCCTCCAGATGGGACCCTGAGCTGCCTGCTGCACCTCCCACTCACCTCGACCTAAGTGCTCTTCACAGCGCTCCCCCCAAGCCCCCACCCTACAGGATTCATACCCTCCACCACAGCAAGCAGAGGGCAGCAGCGGCcgcggcagcagcagctgaggctagggctgctgctgctgctgctgctgctagtgcTGCAGCCAGCATTAATACCACTGCTAATGTAAACCCAAATACAGCCTGCCCAGCCCACTTGGCTATCACACCCACTGTTCTGAGGTCAGTCCAGTTGCGCTCCATTGGCACAAGGGAACAAGAGCAATCCAGCATGGACACCACAGCTAGGCCCAAGTTCCCTGCTCAGTACTCTGATAATAGACAGACACAATCCACTAGGCCTCCCGCCTACAAGTCCCATGATGCACCATCTCAGGAGTTAAGTGATACCAGGGTCTCATCAGGAGAGAGCACCTTAGTCACAGAGCCCCCACCACGACAAAAGCAGAGGCAACAGAGGCTCATGCCTGGCACATACTGGGCCATGACAGCTTTCAGGACTCCTGTGGATGTGACGGGAGATGATGATGACCTTATACCTCAGTCAGGAGCAGCCTATGAATCACAGAAAGAGCCTGACTACAGAGGAGGACTCGGCTGCTCAAGACACCCAACGGCTAGCAGAAGTCTCCAGTTTGAACCCCCCACTCAGATATCCAAGTACGAGGTGGCAGACACCGGAGCCTCTTCGCTGTACCTGACCAGCACCATGTCCCCCCCTGTTCAGAGTGAAACAACAGCAAGCTGTGACTTTGTACTGTTCAGCAGCCCCGACAAAGTGCCTGCCAGACCATTCGACGCATCGCAAACTTACGAAATCAGCGATGCACGGAGCAGAGAGGGCGACTGCGAATCATTAGGTGTTCAAGCCAGAAGTGCCTACCAGGACAATCGAGATGAGGGTTCAACTCCAGACACAGAGGATTACTTCAGTAAAG AGTCTACACCCAGTGACAattccatctctccattgaCTGATGACACAAAACCTGATGATGACGGTGTTTTCCCATCACCAAACAGACTGCGCACAACTGAGGACCTGTTTGCGATGATCCACAG GTCCAAGAGGAAAGTTCTGGGCCGCAAGGACTCGGGGGAGTTGTGCGTGAAGAGTCGAGTGTGTCCCCCAGCAGTCAGCGTCCCCATCAGCGTTCCTGTGACGTCCCCCAGCACGCCCACTGCCCCCCCACTCCCCGTCGGCCTCCAGCGAGTTCCAGGCCCCATCTACCGTAGCGCCAAAAAGTCCAGCACCTCCAACGAGGAGTTCAAGCTGCTCCTGCTGAAGAAGGGCAGCCGCACAGACTCCAGCTACCGCATGTCAGCCACGGAGATTCTCAAGAGCCCCATCGCACCCAAGTCCCCCGGCGAGCTTCTGCTGGAGGGGGTCAAGCCGCCCGAGGAGCCCCCGTCACCCCAACAGGAGTCTCCCGCGGGTCCAGAGCAGCTACCCAGTCCTCAATACCCCACAGCCGACACTGAGGGCTTCTCACCCAAGGCCCTCGCGATGACGGCCTCCTCCAGACAGGGCCGCTCCCGCATCCCGCCCGCTGCCAACAGCAGCCGCTACAGCACCCGCAGCCGGCTCTACACGGCACCCATGCAGGCCATCTCGGAGGGGGAGACTGAGAACTCTGATGGAAGTCCTCATGACGACCGCTCCTCTTag
- the nhsb gene encoding Nance-Horan syndrome protein isoform X1, whose protein sequence is MPFAKRTVEPPLLCRHPIPNDEGLLFEDLCSINNVALSRTLRQLSDLAKHACSLFEELENEIMSTNQRVWVLQNKIGKIQQTASALDPKQEPVPVSNLDVESKLTSHYLAPWHQQHNVFHPSSRPSCVEDLHRHAKQNLRALHRDQQQRQRSTSRERHQVTISISVAPPMPTYPSPRALRHKEQRGKHTRTERTVKESEIQTIQRKERPARETEFQPIPRKAAPATEKDPEVTTLGRRPKCPVLNVPSTLDKKTNWSKALPLPTPEERKKNDSHVVNSCIIPINVSGMGFDREASARCSLVHSQSVLQRRRKLRRRKTITGIPRRVQQDMDSDESPVARERTVIIHGNQQLSLCHDELSICSRHNTKDSGCQTDDCLIAAPSRRRIRAQRGQGIPASLSHSTGNISSLPDRSDAMYTSTSGGRLRSRSLPREGGRIRDEVEDDSDEDDEEDDEDDDDDDDDDDDDEELSPYEGEDFLPVPGQHILKDEEESTDDQAVPELQLGSLKRGVTRVGSPDHGWIERGRSRLPRKADMGSCEISSSSDTFSSPIHSMSTTGVLGGQIDHKEDHQSSSGNWSGSSSTCPSQTSETLPPASSPPLTGSSHCDSELSLNTAPHIIDDTTGFIIDPYQSDRAQTQGHRSSSFTSSATDQMDDAGVSTASEGEWNYAQDQAEQDQPCPQDFSPKRSREDQGGLACPGYRATYEGFSGKTSGETGGTNLHYTDTEGLYTSMHFDCGLKESRSYVYNYAADCGPGTNMGPSDGGYTQSDYRGTRSLGRQCLALRKPKAKPPPPKRSSSLKETSCMEAPDQSEPKTLISDQPLSLSSREMKLDLAGSMGQSEILGLETEPLGAWGVESSREVDDASPFCSSDTHSFKDEGAVQSDYADLWLLNDLRSNDHYRPMSNSSTATGTTVIECIKSPETSESQTLRPNSKTMSPSHPPAENDFKLSSPEKLAGLASPSSGYSSQSETPTSSFPSAFFPNPLSPTSGKRKPKVPERKSSLASLQQQHLSFRDASYSSRWDPELPAAPPTHLDLSALHSAPPKPPPYRIHTLHHSKQRAAAAAAAAAEARAAAAAAAASAAASINTTANVNPNTACPAHLAITPTVLRSVQLRSIGTREQEQSSMDTTARPKFPAQYSDNRQTQSTRPPAYKSHDAPSQELSDTRVSSGESTLVTEPPPRQKQRQQRLMPGTYWAMTAFRTPVDVTGDDDDLIPQSGAAYESQKEPDYRGGLGCSRHPTASRSLQFEPPTQISKYEVADTGASSLYLTSTMSPPVQSETTASCDFVLFSSPDKVPARPFDASQTYEISDARSREGDCESLGVQARSAYQDNRDEGSTPDTEDYFSKESTPSDNSISPLTDDTKPDDDGVFPSPNRLRTTEDLFAMIHRSKRKVLGRKDSGELCVKSRVCPPAVSVPISVPVTSPSTPTAPPLPVGLQRVPGPIYRSAKKSSTSNEEFKLLLLKKGSRTDSSYRMSATEILKSPIAPKSPGELLLEGVKPPEEPPSPQQESPAGPEQLPSPQYPTADTEGFSPKALAMTASSRQGRSRIPPAANSSRYSTRSRLYTAPMQAISEGETENSDGSPHDDRSS, encoded by the exons CTGTGTCTAACCTGGATGTGGAGAGTAAGCTGACGTCGCACTACCTGGCCCCCTGGCACCAACAGCACAATGTGTTCCACCCGTCCTCACGGCCATCCTGCGTGGAGGACCTCCACCGCCATGCCAAGCAGAACCTGCGGGCTCTTCACAGAG aCCAACAGCAGCGCCAAAGGTCCACCAGCCGGGAGCGCCATCAGGTGACCATCTCCATCTCAGTGGCGCCCCCTATGCCCACCTACCCTTCGCCGCGCGCCCTCAGGCACAAGGAGCAGAGGGGCAAGCACACGCGCACG GAAAGGACAGTGAAAGAGTCTGAGATTCAGACCATACAGAGAAAG GAGAGACCTGCAAGAGAAACAGAGTTTCAGCCAATACCAAGAAAG gcGGCCCCTGCCACAGAGAAAGACCCAGAGGTCACGACCCTAGGGCGCAGGCCCAAGTGTCCGGTGCTTAACGTCCCCTCCACCCTGGACAAGAAGACCAACTGGTCTAAGGCACTGCCTCTGCCCACTccggaggagaggaagaagaatgatTCACACGTCGTCAACTCCTGCATCATCCCCATCAATGTTTCTG GAATGGGCTTTGACCGTGAAGCCAGTGCCCGCTGCTCGCTTGTTCACTCGCAGTCAGTTCTCCAGCGACGAAGAAAACTGAGACGGAGGAAAACCATCACAGGCATTCCCCGACGAGTGCAACAAGACATGG ATTCTGATGAATCTCCTGTTGCCAGAGAAAGAACGGTGATCATCCACGGCAACCAACAGCTGTCTCTGTGCCACGATGAGCTCTCGATCTGCAGCCGCCACAACACCAAGGACTCCGGCTGCCAGACGGACGACTGCCTGATCGCCGCACCCTCTCGCCGCCGCATCCGTGCCCAGCGTGGCCAAGGCATTCCGGCCTCGTTGTCCCACTCCACCGGGAACATCTCCTCCCTGCCCGACCGCTCCGACGCCATGTACACCTCCACCTCCGGGGGGCGCCTGCGTTCCCGAAGTCTGCCACGAGAAGGTGGGCGTATCCGGGATGAGGTAGAGGATGACAGCGATGAGGACGACGAGGAAGACGAtgaggatgacgatgatgatgatgatgatgatgatgatgatgaagagctTTCCCCTTACGAGGGGGAGGATTTCCTTCCTGTGCCTGGCCAGCACATCCTCAAGGATGAAGAAGAGAGCACGGATGACCAGGCTGTGCCAGAGTTGCAGCTGGGTAGCCTGAAGCGTGGCGTGACAAGGGTTGGTAGTCCTGACCACGGCTGGATAGAGCGAGGTCGCTCGCGGCTCCCACGCAAGGCAGACATGGGTAGCTGTGAGATCTCCTCCAGCTCAGACACTTTCAGCAGCCCGATCCACTCTATGTCCACGACGGGGGTGCTAGGGGGCCAGATTGACCACAAAGAGGACCACCAGTCCTCCAGCGGCAACTGGAGCGGCAGCAGCTCCACCTGTCCTTCGCAGACGTCTGAAACCctccctcctgcctcctccccccctctgaCGGGCTCGTCCCACTGTGACTCAGAGCTCTCACTCAACACGGCCCCCCACATCATCGACGACACCACCGGCTTTATAATCGACCCCTATCAGAGTGACCGAGCCCAGACTCAGGGCCACCGGTCCAGCTCCTTCACGTCCTCTGCCACTGACCAGATGGATGATGCGGGGGTGAGCACAGCCAGCGAGGGCGAGTGGAACTATGCGCAAGACCAGGCAGAGCAGGATCAACCGTGTCCACAGGATTTCAGCCCTAAACGGTCCAGGGAGGACCAGGGCGGCTTGGCGTGTCCAGGCTACAGAGCCACCTATGAGGGCTTCAGTGGGAAAACTTCTGGGGAAACAGGGGGTACGAACTTGCACTATACGGATACAGAAGGTCTCTACACCTCGATGCACTTTGATTGTGGTCTTAAGGAAAGCAGGAGCTATGTCTATAACTATGCAGCTGACTGTGGCCCAGGGACAAACATGGGGCCCAGCGACGGTGGTTATACTCAGTCAGACTACAGAGGCACCAGGTCACTTGGAAGGCAATGTCTCGCCCTAAGAAAGCCAAAGGCGAAGCCACCCCCACCAAAACGGAGTTCATCACTGAAGGAAACCAGCTGTATGGAAGCACCGGACCAGAGTGAACCAAAGACACTGATTAGTGACCAGCCCCTGTCGTTGTCTTCCAGGGAAATGAAGCTGGATCTGGCTGGTTCCATGGGTCAGTCAGAGATTTTGGGCCTCGAGACTGAGCCCTTAGGTGCTTGGGGAGTTGAAAGTTCAAGAGAGGTGGACGACGCATCTCCATTCTgttccagtgacacacactccttcaagGATGAAGGGGCCGTGCAGTCCGACTATGCAGACCTCTGGCTCCTTAATGACCTGAGGTCCAATGACCACTATCGGCCCATGTCCAACTCCAGCACAGCTACGGGTACAACTGTTATAGAATGCATCAAGTCACCAGAGACCTCAGAGTCCCAGACCTTGCGTCCGAATTCCAAGACCATGTCACCGTCTCATCCCCCTGCAGAAAATGACTTCAAGCTCTCATCCCCCGAAAAGTTAGCAGGCTTGGCCTCTCCTTCCAGTGGctactccagccaatcagaaacacCAACATCTTCCTTTCCCTCCGCCTTCTTCCCCAACCCTCTCTCCCCAACAAGTGGCAAAAGAAAGCCCAAAGTCCCCGAGAGGAAATCCTCTCTGGCTTCccttcagcagcagcacctcAGTTTCAGAGACGCCAGCTACTCCTCCAGATGGGACCCTGAGCTGCCTGCTGCACCTCCCACTCACCTCGACCTAAGTGCTCTTCACAGCGCTCCCCCCAAGCCCCCACCCTACAGGATTCATACCCTCCACCACAGCAAGCAGAGGGCAGCAGCGGCcgcggcagcagcagctgaggctagggctgctgctgctgctgctgctgctagtgcTGCAGCCAGCATTAATACCACTGCTAATGTAAACCCAAATACAGCCTGCCCAGCCCACTTGGCTATCACACCCACTGTTCTGAGGTCAGTCCAGTTGCGCTCCATTGGCACAAGGGAACAAGAGCAATCCAGCATGGACACCACAGCTAGGCCCAAGTTCCCTGCTCAGTACTCTGATAATAGACAGACACAATCCACTAGGCCTCCCGCCTACAAGTCCCATGATGCACCATCTCAGGAGTTAAGTGATACCAGGGTCTCATCAGGAGAGAGCACCTTAGTCACAGAGCCCCCACCACGACAAAAGCAGAGGCAACAGAGGCTCATGCCTGGCACATACTGGGCCATGACAGCTTTCAGGACTCCTGTGGATGTGACGGGAGATGATGATGACCTTATACCTCAGTCAGGAGCAGCCTATGAATCACAGAAAGAGCCTGACTACAGAGGAGGACTCGGCTGCTCAAGACACCCAACGGCTAGCAGAAGTCTCCAGTTTGAACCCCCCACTCAGATATCCAAGTACGAGGTGGCAGACACCGGAGCCTCTTCGCTGTACCTGACCAGCACCATGTCCCCCCCTGTTCAGAGTGAAACAACAGCAAGCTGTGACTTTGTACTGTTCAGCAGCCCCGACAAAGTGCCTGCCAGACCATTCGACGCATCGCAAACTTACGAAATCAGCGATGCACGGAGCAGAGAGGGCGACTGCGAATCATTAGGTGTTCAAGCCAGAAGTGCCTACCAGGACAATCGAGATGAGGGTTCAACTCCAGACACAGAGGATTACTTCAGTAAAG AGTCTACACCCAGTGACAattccatctctccattgaCTGATGACACAAAACCTGATGATGACGGTGTTTTCCCATCACCAAACAGACTGCGCACAACTGAGGACCTGTTTGCGATGATCCACAG GTCCAAGAGGAAAGTTCTGGGCCGCAAGGACTCGGGGGAGTTGTGCGTGAAGAGTCGAGTGTGTCCCCCAGCAGTCAGCGTCCCCATCAGCGTTCCTGTGACGTCCCCCAGCACGCCCACTGCCCCCCCACTCCCCGTCGGCCTCCAGCGAGTTCCAGGCCCCATCTACCGTAGCGCCAAAAAGTCCAGCACCTCCAACGAGGAGTTCAAGCTGCTCCTGCTGAAGAAGGGCAGCCGCACAGACTCCAGCTACCGCATGTCAGCCACGGAGATTCTCAAGAGCCCCATCGCACCCAAGTCCCCCGGCGAGCTTCTGCTGGAGGGGGTCAAGCCGCCCGAGGAGCCCCCGTCACCCCAACAGGAGTCTCCCGCGGGTCCAGAGCAGCTACCCAGTCCTCAATACCCCACAGCCGACACTGAGGGCTTCTCACCCAAGGCCCTCGCGATGACGGCCTCCTCCAGACAGGGCCGCTCCCGCATCCCGCCCGCTGCCAACAGCAGCCGCTACAGCACCCGCAGCCGGCTCTACACGGCACCCATGCAGGCCATCTCGGAGGGGGAGACTGAGAACTCTGATGGAAGTCCTCATGACGACCGCTCCTCTTag